A genomic window from Sorex araneus isolate mSorAra2 chromosome 2, mSorAra2.pri, whole genome shotgun sequence includes:
- the NRTN gene encoding neurturin, with protein MHRWKAAAVASVLCSSVLSLWMCRDGLFLGHRLGPALAPLRRPPRTLDARIARLAQYRALLQGAPDAVELRELTPWAARPSGPRRRAGGPRRRRARARAGARPCGLRELEVRVSELGLGYASEETVLFRYCAGACEAAARLYDLGLRRLRQRRRVRGRERVRAQPCCRPTAYEDDVSFLDVHSRYHTVRQLSARECACV; from the exons ATGCATCGTTGGAAGGCGGCGGCCGTGGCGTCGGTGCTGTGCAGCTCCGTGCTGTCCCTCTGGATGTGCCGAGACGGCCTTTTCCTCGGCCACCGCCTGGGCCCTGCGCTGGCACCCCTGCGCCGGCCGCCCCGCACCCTGGACGCCCGCATCGCCCGCCTGGCCCAGT ATCGCGCGCTGCTGCAGGGCGCCCCGGACGCCGTGGAGCTACGCGAGCTGACGCCCTGGGCCGCGCGCCCGTCGGGGCCGCGCCGTCGGGCGGGGGGGCCGCGGCGAcggcgcgcgcgcgcacgtgcggGCGCGCGGCCGTGCGGGCTGCGCGAGCTCGAGGTGCGCGTGAGCGAGCTGGGCCTGGGCTACGCGTCGGAGGAGACGGTGCTGTTCCGCTACTGCGCAGGTGCGTGCGAGGCGGCCGCGCGCCTCTACGACCTGGGCCTGCGGCGCCTGCGCCAGCGGCGGCGCGTGCGCGGGCGCGAGCGGGTGCGCGCGCAGCCCTGCTGCCGCCCGACGGCCTACGAGGACGACGTGTCCTTCCTGGACGTGCACAGCCGCTATCACACGGTGCGCCAGCTGTCGGCGCGCGAGTGCGCCTGCGTGTGA